One stretch of Eggerthella lenta DSM 2243 DNA includes these proteins:
- a CDS encoding AMP-binding protein: protein MNHILKKYCPRIEFDSYEDFFENFKIDVPEAFNFGFDVVDEWARVDPEKRALVWCDDRDEERTFTFDDLSKLSNRAANAFRKLGIGKGDVVMMILRRRWEYWVCAVALCKLGATIIPASLQLTKKDIVYRADSAQVKAVVCVNDEYVCGQMEEALPESPSIENRIIVAGERDGWTPFDQLIEGESDEFERPRGEAGVTSKDIMLIYFTSGTTGMAKAVCHNFAHPLGHIITAKYWQQVEEDALHMSVTDSGWAKFGWGKIYGQWIAGATVFAYDMDKFVPTKLLQKIQDYKLTTFCAPPTMYRFMLQEDVSAYDLSSVHNFATAGEPLNAEVTLAWERLTGKRIREGFGQTEGPVLLATFPWVDPRPGSMGKPSPLLNIKLLDDDGIEVPDGEEGAICVTGLKEAYPPGLFVGYYRDEERTREAVGGEYYNLHDMAWRDSDGYCFFVGRNDDVIKCSGYRIGPFEVESALVEHPAVVECAVTAAPDPIRGKVVKATVVLARGYEPSDELVRELQNHVKHTTAPYKYPRIVEFVDELPKTIGGKIKRKLIRNNDGIED, encoded by the coding sequence GTGAACCATATCCTGAAAAAATACTGCCCCCGCATCGAGTTCGATTCGTACGAGGACTTCTTCGAGAACTTCAAGATCGACGTGCCCGAGGCGTTCAACTTCGGCTTCGACGTGGTGGACGAGTGGGCTCGCGTCGATCCCGAGAAGCGTGCGCTCGTATGGTGCGACGATCGCGACGAGGAGCGCACCTTCACGTTCGACGACTTGTCGAAGCTGTCGAACCGGGCGGCCAACGCGTTTCGCAAGCTCGGCATCGGCAAGGGGGACGTGGTCATGATGATCCTGCGCCGTCGCTGGGAATACTGGGTGTGCGCCGTGGCGCTGTGCAAGCTGGGCGCCACCATCATCCCCGCGTCGTTGCAGCTGACGAAGAAGGACATCGTCTACCGTGCCGATAGCGCGCAGGTGAAGGCGGTCGTTTGCGTGAACGACGAGTACGTATGCGGGCAGATGGAGGAAGCGCTGCCTGAATCGCCGTCCATCGAGAACCGCATCATCGTGGCGGGCGAGCGCGACGGCTGGACGCCGTTCGACCAGCTGATCGAGGGCGAGTCCGACGAGTTCGAGCGCCCGAGGGGCGAGGCGGGCGTCACGAGCAAGGACATCATGCTCATCTACTTCACGTCAGGCACCACGGGCATGGCGAAAGCGGTGTGCCACAACTTCGCCCACCCGTTGGGCCATATCATCACCGCGAAGTACTGGCAGCAGGTGGAAGAGGACGCGCTGCACATGAGCGTGACCGACAGCGGCTGGGCGAAGTTCGGCTGGGGCAAGATCTACGGCCAGTGGATCGCCGGCGCCACCGTCTTCGCCTACGACATGGACAAGTTCGTGCCCACGAAGCTGCTGCAGAAGATCCAGGACTACAAGCTGACCACGTTCTGCGCGCCGCCGACGATGTACCGCTTCATGCTGCAGGAGGACGTGAGCGCCTACGACCTGTCGAGCGTGCACAACTTCGCCACGGCGGGCGAGCCGCTGAACGCCGAGGTCACGTTGGCGTGGGAGCGTTTGACGGGCAAGAGGATCCGCGAGGGCTTCGGCCAGACCGAGGGTCCGGTGCTGCTGGCGACGTTCCCGTGGGTCGACCCGCGTCCGGGTTCCATGGGCAAGCCTTCGCCGCTTTTGAACATCAAGCTGCTGGACGACGACGGCATCGAGGTGCCCGACGGCGAGGAGGGCGCCATCTGCGTGACGGGGCTCAAGGAGGCGTACCCGCCGGGACTGTTCGTGGGGTACTATCGCGACGAGGAGCGCACGCGCGAGGCCGTGGGCGGGGAGTACTACAACCTGCACGACATGGCGTGGCGCGACTCCGACGGCTACTGTTTCTTCGTGGGTCGCAACGACGACGTCATCAAGTGCTCGGGTTACCGCATCGGGCCCTTCGAGGTGGAGAGCGCGCTCGTGGAGCATCCCGCCGTGGTGGAGTGCGCCGTCACGGCGGCGCCCGATCCCATCCGCGGCAAGGTGGTGAAGGCCACCGTCGTGTTGGCGCGCGGTTACGAGCCTTCCGACGAGCTGGTGCGCGAGCTGCAGAACCACGTGAAGCACACGACGGCGCCCTACAAGTATCCGCGCATCGTGGAGTTCGTCGACGAGCTGCCCAAGACCATCGGCGGCAAGATCAAGCGCAAGCTGATCAGGAACAACGACGGCATCGAGGATTAA
- a CDS encoding helix-turn-helix domain-containing protein, which translates to MVAELAEIGLRIKGLREACDVSREDMAAELEVPLETYVRWEETGDDVPISAIYHMAHHFGVEFTEILTGTAAKLDTYQVVRWGEGREVDRYPGYHFEDLAWRYTGKIMQPLLVVLDPSDEPAKLVTHTGQEFNLVIEGTVVVTWADKEFELNAGDSIYFNPEHPHGQRCGGDIPAKFVTIIAE; encoded by the coding sequence ATGGTAGCTGAACTGGCCGAGATCGGCCTGCGCATCAAGGGTCTGCGCGAGGCGTGCGACGTCTCGCGCGAGGACATGGCGGCCGAGCTGGAAGTGCCGCTGGAGACGTATGTCCGCTGGGAGGAAACCGGCGACGACGTGCCCATTTCGGCCATCTACCACATGGCGCACCACTTCGGCGTGGAGTTCACGGAGATCCTCACGGGCACCGCGGCCAAGCTCGACACGTACCAGGTGGTGCGCTGGGGCGAAGGGCGCGAGGTCGACCGTTATCCGGGATACCACTTCGAGGATCTTGCGTGGCGCTACACCGGCAAGATCATGCAGCCGCTGCTCGTGGTGCTCGATCCTTCCGACGAGCCCGCGAAGCTCGTGACGCACACCGGTCAGGAGTTCAATCTCGTCATCGAGGGCACCGTCGTGGTGACGTGGGCGGACAAGGAGTTCGAGCTCAACGCCGGCGACAGCATCTACTTCAATCCGGAGCATCCGCACGGCCAACGCTGCGGCGGAGATATCCCTGCAAAATTCGTGACGATCATCGCAGAGTAG
- a CDS encoding 2-oxoacid:acceptor oxidoreductase family protein gives MSRSVNMVLAGFGGQGVLFAGKLIAYAGLLEDREVSWLPSYGPEMRGGTANCSVCLSDDPIGSPLVLAPDVLVAMNQPSLDKFERSVAEGGIVVADSTLVQRIPEIEGVRMCAIPATAMAEEAGFKKLANIILAGKLFAETRFCEEETLWKAIEKCVPAKKAAMLDMNKRALQLGIDA, from the coding sequence ATGAGCCGTTCCGTCAACATGGTGCTGGCCGGCTTCGGCGGCCAAGGCGTGCTGTTCGCCGGCAAGCTGATCGCCTATGCCGGTCTGCTGGAGGATCGCGAGGTGTCGTGGCTGCCTTCCTACGGCCCCGAGATGCGCGGCGGCACCGCCAACTGCAGCGTGTGCCTGTCCGACGATCCCATCGGAAGCCCGCTCGTGCTCGCCCCCGACGTGCTCGTTGCCATGAACCAGCCGTCCCTCGACAAGTTCGAGCGCAGCGTGGCCGAGGGCGGCATCGTGGTGGCCGACTCCACGCTCGTCCAGCGCATCCCCGAGATCGAGGGCGTGCGCATGTGCGCCATCCCCGCGACGGCCATGGCCGAGGAGGCCGGCTTCAAGAAGCTGGCGAACATCATCCTGGCCGGCAAGCTGTTCGCCGAGACGCGCTTCTGCGAGGAGGAGACCCTCTGGAAGGCCATCGAGAAGTGCGTGCCCGCGAAGAAAGCGGCGATGCTCGACATGAACAAACGAGCCCTGCAACTGGGAATCGACGCATGA
- a CDS encoding thiamine pyrophosphate-dependent enzyme — MADKEMKVVFERPHALLPVVANYCPGCSHGIVNRLVAECLDELDVEGSTVGIAPVGCTVTSYDFYGCDMIEAAHGRAPAVATAVKRALPDGVVFAYQGDGDLASIGMAETVHAATRGENITVVFVNNAIYGMTGGQMAPTSLPNQVTQTSPYGRNTETAGFPIRVCELLSSLDGVAYLERVTVDCPKNVRKAKKAIKKAFQTQIDKRGYSLVEIVGTCPTNWGMTPQDAFAWMNENMLPYYPLGVYKDVVAEGHANAAEAASARNAACPIAHPDPQVEGGAR; from the coding sequence ATGGCCGACAAGGAAATGAAAGTCGTGTTCGAGCGACCCCATGCGCTCCTGCCCGTCGTCGCCAACTATTGTCCTGGGTGCTCCCACGGCATCGTCAACCGTCTTGTGGCCGAGTGCCTCGACGAGCTGGACGTGGAAGGCTCCACCGTGGGCATCGCGCCCGTCGGCTGCACCGTCACGTCCTACGACTTCTACGGCTGCGACATGATCGAGGCCGCGCACGGCCGTGCGCCGGCGGTGGCCACCGCCGTGAAGCGCGCGCTGCCCGACGGCGTCGTGTTCGCCTACCAGGGCGACGGCGACCTGGCGTCCATCGGCATGGCCGAGACGGTTCATGCGGCCACGCGCGGCGAGAACATCACCGTCGTATTCGTGAACAACGCTATCTACGGCATGACCGGCGGCCAAATGGCTCCCACGAGCCTGCCGAACCAGGTGACCCAGACCTCTCCCTACGGCCGCAACACCGAGACGGCCGGCTTCCCCATCCGCGTGTGCGAGCTTCTGAGCTCGCTCGACGGCGTGGCGTACCTCGAGCGCGTCACCGTCGACTGCCCGAAGAACGTGCGCAAGGCGAAGAAGGCCATCAAGAAAGCGTTCCAGACCCAGATCGACAAGCGCGGCTACTCGCTCGTCGAGATCGTGGGCACGTGCCCGACGAACTGGGGCATGACGCCGCAGGACGCATTCGCCTGGATGAACGAGAACATGCTGCCGTACTATCCCTTGGGCGTGTACAAGGACGTGGTGGCCGAGGGCCACGCGAACGCGGCCGAGGCGGCTTCGGCTCGCAACGCCGCCTGCCCCATCGCGCACCCCGACCCGCAGGTGGAAGGAGGCGCACGATGA
- a CDS encoding 3-methyl-2-oxobutanoate dehydrogenase subunit VorB — protein MAEKVLMKGNEALAESALRAGCRFFFGYPITPQTELAAYMSKRMEKVGGTFLQAESEIAAINMVYGAAAAGARVMTSSSSPGISLKGEGISYMAGADLPGVIINVQRGGPGLGGIQPSQADYWQATRALGHGDFRVVVYAPSTVQEMADYVYNAFDVADKYRTPVMILADGMLGQMMEPVVMPEPVDSLPEKPWAACGHKHQRPHNVVNSLYLTAEALENLNVERYERYAAIERDEQRAEAFMTDDADIVVVAFGASARVARSAVVAAREKGVKAGLVRPITLWPFPVDAIEATIPQAKAYLSVEMNMGQMVDDVRLTVAGRRPVDFYGRTGGVIPTPVEVLAKLEAMNEAIAASAKGGE, from the coding sequence ATGGCAGAGAAAGTGCTCATGAAGGGTAACGAGGCTTTGGCGGAGAGCGCCCTGCGCGCCGGCTGCCGCTTCTTCTTCGGATACCCCATCACGCCGCAGACCGAGCTTGCGGCCTACATGTCCAAGCGCATGGAGAAGGTCGGCGGCACGTTCTTGCAGGCTGAAAGCGAGATCGCGGCCATCAACATGGTGTACGGGGCGGCTGCGGCCGGCGCGCGCGTCATGACGTCGTCCTCGTCGCCGGGCATCTCGCTCAAGGGCGAGGGCATCTCCTACATGGCCGGCGCCGACCTGCCGGGCGTCATCATCAACGTGCAGCGCGGCGGCCCGGGCCTCGGCGGCATCCAGCCGTCTCAGGCCGACTACTGGCAGGCCACGCGCGCGCTCGGCCACGGCGACTTCCGCGTGGTGGTGTACGCTCCGTCCACCGTGCAGGAGATGGCCGACTACGTGTACAACGCGTTCGACGTGGCCGACAAGTACCGCACGCCCGTCATGATCCTGGCCGACGGCATGCTGGGGCAGATGATGGAGCCCGTGGTCATGCCCGAGCCCGTCGACTCGCTGCCCGAGAAGCCCTGGGCCGCATGCGGCCACAAGCACCAGCGCCCCCATAACGTGGTGAACTCGCTGTACCTCACCGCCGAGGCCCTGGAGAACCTCAACGTGGAGCGCTACGAGCGCTACGCCGCCATCGAGCGCGACGAGCAGCGCGCCGAGGCGTTCATGACCGACGACGCCGACATCGTGGTGGTCGCGTTCGGCGCGAGCGCCCGCGTGGCGCGCAGCGCGGTGGTCGCGGCTCGCGAGAAAGGCGTCAAAGCCGGCCTCGTCCGCCCCATCACCCTGTGGCCGTTCCCCGTGGACGCCATCGAGGCCACCATCCCTCAGGCGAAGGCCTACCTGTCGGTGGAGATGAACATGGGCCAGATGGTGGACGACGTGCGCCTGACCGTGGCCGGCCGCCGCCCGGTGGACTTCTACGGCCGCACCGGCGGCGTCATCCCGACGCCGGTGGAGGTGCTGGCCAAGCTGGAAGCCATGAACGAAGCAATCGCCGCATCCGCGAAAGGAGGGGAGTAG
- a CDS encoding 4Fe-4S binding protein yields the protein MARISVDDSFCKGCGLCVDACPEQIMALDRDKITVKGYHPAYCTDLDACTGCMSCAVMCPDVAITVER from the coding sequence ATGGCGAGAATCAGCGTAGACGACTCCTTCTGCAAGGGGTGCGGCCTGTGCGTCGACGCGTGCCCCGAGCAGATCATGGCGCTCGACCGCGACAAGATCACCGTGAAGGGCTACCATCCCGCGTACTGCACCGACCTGGACGCGTGCACGGGATGCATGTCCTGCGCGGTCATGTGCCCTGACGTTGCGATCACGGTAGAGAGGTAG
- a CDS encoding AMP-binding protein encodes MRNINLRYVNEAYDEDGVLSSFEVSCPASFNFGYDVVDDIAVNDPDRRAMVWCNPEGENHVFTFADMKRWSDKTANFLAEQGIGRGDMVMVILRRHYQFWFVATALAKLGAVMVPATFMLKEHDLEYRLNGASVKAVIATSLGDIAEVCDRVADACPTLERRILVNGAGGGLTPEDADGNLVFPDDGLPLGEALSGPEGVCAAGVERAGWLDFNTCVRAASEDFERRETAAADPMLMYFSSGTSGNPKMVLHDSEYAIAHLVTAKHWHNVDPDGLHFTIADTGWGKAVWGKYYGQWLMEACVFTYDFDRFHPSEILSLIGEHRITTLCCPPTMYRMMMTENVDAYDLSSLQYSTTAGEALNPDLFDFWKEHTGLTIYEGFGQTETPLTIANLTNSTPRPGSMGKPVPLYNVEIQRDDGTRCAVGETGEVCIDIHEKAAGIMLEYYRDPEKTAAAMTCGWYHTGDTAWCDEDGYFWYVGRNDDVIKSSGYRIGPFEIESVLLEHEAVRECAVTGVPDPTRGKAVKATVVLAEGFEGSSELTRELQTWVKHKTAPYKYPRIVEYVDALPKTVNGKIRRAAIRESDEAAKALEGLV; translated from the coding sequence ATGAGAAACATCAACCTCCGCTACGTGAACGAGGCCTACGACGAGGACGGCGTGCTTTCCTCGTTCGAGGTGAGCTGTCCGGCAAGCTTCAACTTCGGCTACGACGTGGTCGACGACATCGCCGTGAACGACCCCGACCGCCGCGCCATGGTGTGGTGCAACCCCGAGGGCGAGAACCACGTGTTCACGTTCGCCGATATGAAGCGCTGGTCGGACAAGACCGCGAACTTCCTGGCCGAGCAGGGCATCGGCCGCGGCGACATGGTCATGGTCATCCTGCGGCGCCACTACCAGTTCTGGTTCGTGGCCACCGCGCTGGCGAAGCTGGGCGCCGTCATGGTTCCCGCCACCTTCATGCTCAAGGAACACGACCTGGAATACCGCCTGAACGGCGCGTCCGTCAAGGCCGTCATCGCCACATCGCTCGGCGACATCGCCGAGGTGTGCGACCGCGTGGCCGACGCGTGCCCCACGCTTGAGCGCCGCATCCTCGTGAACGGCGCGGGCGGCGGCCTCACGCCCGAGGACGCCGACGGCAACCTCGTGTTCCCCGACGACGGCCTGCCGCTGGGCGAGGCGCTGTCGGGGCCGGAAGGCGTGTGCGCGGCGGGCGTCGAGCGCGCCGGCTGGCTCGACTTCAACACGTGCGTGCGCGCCGCGTCCGAGGACTTCGAGCGCCGTGAGACGGCGGCGGCCGACCCTATGCTCATGTACTTCTCGTCCGGCACGTCGGGCAACCCCAAAATGGTGCTGCACGATTCCGAGTACGCCATCGCGCATCTCGTCACGGCGAAGCATTGGCACAACGTGGATCCCGACGGCCTGCACTTCACCATCGCCGACACGGGCTGGGGCAAGGCGGTATGGGGCAAGTACTACGGCCAGTGGCTTATGGAGGCGTGCGTGTTCACGTACGACTTCGACCGCTTCCACCCCTCCGAGATCCTGTCGCTCATCGGCGAGCACCGCATCACCACGCTGTGCTGCCCGCCCACGATGTACCGCATGATGATGACCGAGAACGTCGACGCCTACGATCTGAGCTCGCTCCAGTACTCCACGACGGCGGGGGAGGCCTTGAATCCCGATCTGTTCGATTTCTGGAAGGAGCACACGGGGCTCACCATCTACGAGGGCTTCGGGCAGACCGAGACGCCGCTGACCATCGCGAACCTGACGAACTCCACTCCGCGACCCGGCTCCATGGGCAAGCCGGTGCCGCTGTACAACGTTGAGATCCAGCGCGACGACGGCACCCGCTGCGCCGTGGGCGAGACGGGCGAGGTGTGCATCGACATCCACGAGAAGGCTGCCGGCATCATGCTGGAATACTACCGCGACCCCGAGAAGACCGCGGCCGCCATGACGTGCGGCTGGTACCACACCGGCGATACCGCGTGGTGCGACGAGGACGGCTACTTCTGGTACGTCGGGCGCAACGACGACGTCATCAAATCGAGCGGCTACCGCATCGGCCCCTTCGAGATCGAGAGCGTGCTTCTGGAACACGAGGCGGTGCGCGAGTGCGCCGTCACCGGCGTGCCCGACCCCACGCGCGGCAAGGCCGTGAAGGCCACCGTCGTTTTGGCCGAGGGTTTCGAGGGTTCCTCCGAGCTGACACGCGAGCTGCAGACCTGGGTGAAGCACAAGACCGCGCCGTACAAGTACCCCCGCATCGTGGAGTACGTGGACGCGCTGCCCAAGACCGTGAACGGCAAGATCCGCCGCGCAGCCATCCGCGAGTCGGACGAGGCGGCGAAAGCTCTGGAAGGCCTCGTATGA
- a CDS encoding helix-turn-helix domain-containing protein translates to MEPNIEEVAGRIRALREDLDITMQEMADATGRSVAEYAAQESGQQDLSFTFLYKCAQRLGVDVIELLTGEDPHLSGYSLTRAAEGLSIKRRAGFEYLHKAPHFKNKLAEPFLVTAPYLEEEQDAPIHLSYHKGQELDYIISGRMRFAYEDHIEELEAGDLLMYDSSRGHGMIATGGEPCTFLAVVMKPNGEII, encoded by the coding sequence ATGGAGCCGAACATCGAAGAGGTGGCTGGGCGAATTCGGGCGCTGCGCGAAGACCTCGATATCACCATGCAGGAGATGGCCGACGCGACGGGGCGCTCGGTGGCCGAGTACGCCGCACAGGAGTCGGGGCAGCAGGATCTGTCGTTCACGTTCCTCTACAAGTGCGCGCAGCGTCTGGGCGTCGACGTCATCGAGCTTCTGACCGGCGAGGATCCGCATCTGTCGGGCTATTCGTTGACCCGCGCCGCCGAGGGCCTGTCCATCAAGCGCCGTGCGGGCTTCGAGTACCTGCACAAGGCTCCTCATTTCAAGAACAAGCTGGCCGAGCCCTTCCTGGTGACGGCGCCGTACCTCGAGGAAGAGCAGGACGCGCCCATCCACCTTTCCTACCATAAGGGCCAGGAGCTCGACTACATCATCTCCGGCCGCATGCGCTTCGCCTACGAGGATCATATCGAAGAGCTCGAGGCAGGCGACCTTCTCATGTACGATTCCAGCCGCGGCCACGGCATGATCGCCACAGGCGGAGAGCCGTGCACGTTCCTCGCGGTGGTCATGAAGCCGAACGGGGAGATTATCTAG
- a CDS encoding coproporphyrinogen III oxidase family protein, whose product MLSERILSRLIHTMTKQHLALNPTSETMMPSANPGQKYMLYMHVPFCERLCPYCSFNRYPFREEVARPYFANMRKEMLMLKDLGYDFESIYVGGGTPTVMIDELCETLDMARDNFNIREVASETNPNHLTQPWLDKLQGRVQRLSVGVQSFDDDLLKQMDRYEKYGSGDVILERIAEAEPYFDSLNVDMIFNFPSQTEDVLMADLEKIALSGCRQTTFSPLYVSSATTRKMAATLGAMDYDREYRYYQILDGVLAGGDDPLFDRTTLWTFTRPDKAGKPADAPQIDEYQVNYDEYPAIGSGSITHLNGCLYVNNFSIKDYNAAIESGRMSIMGKTEMSKRDLMRYRFLLDLYKLRLDKRAFERDFGCSIETGLPMELAFMRLNRAFETDNAEELTLTPIGRYLTVVMYRQFLSGMNNLRDQARAALTGPERELLFGDGVPA is encoded by the coding sequence ATGCTTTCCGAGCGCATACTGTCGCGCCTGATCCATACCATGACCAAGCAGCATCTGGCTCTCAACCCCACGAGCGAGACCATGATGCCGTCCGCCAATCCCGGGCAGAAGTACATGCTGTACATGCACGTCCCTTTCTGCGAGCGCCTGTGCCCGTACTGCAGCTTCAACCGTTACCCGTTTCGCGAGGAGGTCGCCCGGCCCTACTTCGCGAACATGCGCAAAGAGATGCTGATGTTGAAGGATCTCGGCTACGACTTCGAGAGCATCTACGTAGGCGGCGGCACACCCACCGTCATGATCGACGAGCTGTGCGAGACGCTCGACATGGCTCGCGACAACTTCAACATCAGGGAGGTCGCCTCCGAGACCAACCCGAACCATCTGACGCAGCCGTGGTTGGACAAGCTGCAGGGTCGTGTGCAGCGTTTGAGCGTGGGCGTGCAAAGCTTCGACGACGACCTGCTCAAGCAGATGGACCGCTACGAGAAGTACGGCAGCGGCGACGTCATCCTGGAGCGCATCGCCGAGGCGGAGCCGTACTTCGACTCGCTGAACGTGGACATGATCTTCAATTTCCCCTCGCAGACCGAGGACGTTCTCATGGCCGACCTCGAGAAGATCGCGCTGTCCGGTTGCCGCCAGACCACGTTCTCTCCGCTGTACGTGTCGTCGGCCACTACGCGCAAAATGGCCGCTACGTTAGGCGCGATGGACTACGACCGCGAGTACCGTTACTACCAGATCCTCGACGGCGTGCTGGCCGGCGGCGACGACCCGCTGTTCGACCGCACCACGCTGTGGACGTTCACGCGCCCCGACAAGGCGGGCAAGCCGGCCGACGCGCCTCAGATCGACGAGTACCAGGTGAACTACGACGAGTATCCGGCCATCGGCAGCGGCTCCATCACGCACCTGAACGGCTGCTTGTACGTGAACAACTTCAGCATCAAAGACTACAACGCGGCCATCGAGAGCGGGCGCATGTCCATCATGGGCAAGACCGAGATGAGCAAGCGCGACCTCATGCGCTACCGCTTCCTGCTCGATTTGTACAAGCTGCGGCTCGACAAGCGCGCCTTCGAGCGCGACTTCGGCTGCAGCATCGAGACAGGTCTTCCCATGGAATTGGCTTTCATGCGTCTGAACAGGGCGTTTGAAACCGACAACGCCGAAGAGCTGACGCTGACGCCTATCGGACGCTACCTGACCGTGGTCATGTACCGCCAGTTCCTCAGCGGCATGAACAACTTGCGCGACCAGGCGCGCGCCGCGCTGACCGGCCCGGAGCGCGAGCTCCTGTTCGGCGACGGCGTTCCCGCGTAA
- a CDS encoding transcription antitermination factor NusB, translating to MPEARETRKPQGYAGPKNPPKKPRSKASPARLAALDVVRAVRERDAFAQDVIGTRIDRSDLSSEDRAFATKLALGVVSATGTLDEIIDRALNAPSDVKPDVRDALRVSTYEIIFLGKTPHAAVDQGVELVRSFAMSASGLANAVLRKIVLMRQAFPFGDPMRDPEALARLHAFPLWLARKLIVDLGPQEALDFMRASNEQAPLFIAVNAAKTSDEALVKAFDKLDEGLDPVSVDGVSVAGCYRVLDTRALLLPEVKRMFSQGKILVTDAASQLVAASVLPERKPASLLEVGAGRATKTILLQSDATRAYGSQLVLSTLDNHAFKTRLLLERAERYGAEVAEAFTGDALELDAVVGDRAFDEVFIDAPCSGLGTLRRHPEIRWRIKPADIVEFARVQLGMLQAAAPHVAPGGALAYATCTVTREENNGVVKAFLESEAGAGFKLAPVNGRSCVATRLAPGSPDAHFAVRFERIA from the coding sequence ATGCCTGAAGCACGTGAGACGCGAAAGCCCCAAGGCTACGCCGGACCTAAAAACCCTCCGAAGAAGCCGCGCTCGAAGGCGAGCCCCGCACGTTTGGCCGCGCTCGACGTGGTGCGCGCCGTGCGCGAGCGCGACGCGTTCGCGCAGGACGTCATCGGCACGCGCATCGACCGCTCCGACCTCTCGTCGGAGGATCGCGCGTTCGCTACGAAGCTGGCTCTCGGCGTGGTCAGCGCCACGGGCACGCTCGACGAGATCATCGATCGCGCGCTCAACGCGCCCAGCGACGTGAAACCCGACGTGCGCGATGCCTTGCGAGTGAGCACCTACGAGATCATCTTCCTCGGCAAGACGCCGCACGCGGCCGTCGACCAGGGCGTGGAGCTCGTGCGCTCCTTCGCGATGAGCGCGTCGGGTCTGGCGAACGCGGTGCTGCGCAAGATCGTGCTCATGCGTCAGGCGTTTCCCTTCGGCGATCCCATGCGCGACCCCGAGGCGCTCGCGCGCCTGCATGCGTTCCCCTTGTGGTTGGCGCGCAAGCTCATCGTCGACTTGGGGCCGCAGGAGGCTCTCGACTTCATGCGCGCCTCGAACGAGCAGGCGCCGCTGTTCATCGCCGTCAACGCGGCGAAAACCTCCGACGAGGCCCTGGTCAAAGCGTTCGACAAGCTGGACGAGGGGCTGGACCCGGTATCGGTGGACGGCGTGAGCGTTGCCGGCTGCTACCGTGTGCTCGACACACGCGCGCTGCTGCTTCCCGAGGTGAAGCGGATGTTCTCGCAGGGCAAGATCCTCGTGACGGACGCCGCTTCGCAGCTGGTGGCCGCCTCGGTGCTGCCTGAGCGGAAGCCCGCGTCGCTTCTGGAGGTGGGCGCCGGTCGCGCCACGAAGACGATCCTGCTGCAAAGCGATGCGACGCGCGCCTACGGCTCGCAGCTGGTCCTGTCTACGCTTGACAACCATGCGTTCAAGACGCGGCTTCTGCTGGAGCGCGCCGAGCGCTACGGCGCGGAGGTGGCCGAGGCGTTCACGGGCGACGCGCTGGAGCTGGACGCCGTGGTGGGGGACCGCGCCTTCGACGAGGTGTTCATCGACGCCCCGTGCTCGGGGCTGGGCACGCTGCGCCGCCATCCCGAGATCCGCTGGCGCATCAAGCCGGCCGACATCGTTGAGTTCGCGCGCGTGCAGCTGGGCATGCTGCAGGCTGCCGCGCCGCACGTGGCCCCGGGCGGCGCGCTGGCCTACGCCACGTGCACGGTAACCCGCGAGGAGAACAACGGCGTGGTGAAGGCCTTCCTCGAAAGCGAGGCCGGCGCGGGCTTCAAGCTGGCACCCGTCAACGGCCGCTCCTGCGTGGCCACGCGCCTCGCCCCCGGCTCCCCGGATGCTCACTTCGCCGTCCGCTTCGAGCGCATCGCGTAG